A genomic region of Nitrospirota bacterium contains the following coding sequences:
- a CDS encoding histone-lysine N-methyltransferase, with product MSGLVKEKNLLARSAYHYEIQEVKEPNLFREFFPYSEVPKIPFNHRIVPQFTPQEFWISDTTFRDGQQSRPPYSVKQIVDIYDMFHKLSGPNGVLRQCEFFLYNKKDREAVEKCQERGYRYPEITGWIRAVKEDFQIVKEAGLKETGILTSCSDYHIFLKLGMTRREAANKYLDIVSKALESGIIPRCHLEDITRADFYNFVIPFVQKLMTLSEQSGIPVKIRACDTMGYGVPYIGASTPRGIPELIYGLVHYGGVPSQQLEWHGHNDFHKALINATTAWLYGCCSANGVMLGFGERTGNTPVESLIMEYIALRGDTNGVDTTVITDLADYFRKELGVLVPANYPFVGADFNNTSAGIHADGALKNEEIYNIFDTVKLLKRPMGITITDKSGIAGIAYWVNGHLGIDHKEQVDKKHPGVAKIFKWVMEQYEAGRLTAISSDEMYAQSKKYLPEYFGSDLDRLKKRAEEIVASLVEELVDDESFRVLNAAGMEEKMQKLVDENPFIQFAYVVDLNGKILTKNITQVIDRAKYEKFDMRQDFSNRPWFIEPVRSGKTIVTDFYKSLVTDALCVTISTPVRNENSEIKGVFGVDLRFEDVVKIDRRMVAGVESSGEKGGVEGEMI from the coding sequence ATGTCCGGTCTGGTCAAAGAAAAAAATCTCCTCGCGAGGTCAGCATATCATTATGAGATTCAGGAGGTTAAAGAGCCAAACCTTTTCAGAGAATTCTTCCCTTACAGTGAGGTGCCTAAGATCCCGTTTAATCACCGCATTGTTCCTCAATTTACACCGCAGGAGTTCTGGATAAGTGATACGACTTTTCGTGACGGACAGCAGTCGAGACCTCCATACAGCGTAAAGCAGATAGTAGACATATACGACATGTTTCACAAACTTAGCGGACCTAACGGGGTGTTAAGACAATGTGAGTTTTTCCTTTACAACAAAAAAGACAGGGAGGCGGTCGAGAAGTGTCAGGAACGGGGCTACAGGTATCCAGAGATAACAGGATGGATCAGGGCCGTTAAGGAGGATTTTCAGATAGTCAAAGAGGCAGGTCTGAAGGAGACCGGAATACTGACTTCATGTTCTGATTATCATATTTTCCTTAAGCTTGGGATGACCAGAAGAGAGGCCGCTAATAAGTATCTGGATATAGTCAGTAAGGCGCTGGAATCCGGAATCATACCCAGATGCCATCTTGAAGACATTACGCGTGCCGACTTTTATAATTTTGTTATCCCGTTCGTTCAAAAGCTGATGACGTTGTCTGAGCAGAGCGGAATCCCTGTTAAGATAAGGGCATGTGATACGATGGGCTATGGCGTTCCTTATATAGGTGCGTCTACCCCGCGCGGTATCCCGGAATTGATCTATGGCCTTGTCCACTATGGAGGGGTCCCTTCACAACAACTTGAATGGCATGGCCACAATGATTTCCACAAGGCGCTTATTAATGCTACGACAGCATGGTTATACGGATGTTGCTCGGCTAATGGTGTTATGCTTGGATTTGGCGAGAGGACAGGGAATACCCCTGTAGAGTCTCTTATTATGGAGTATATCGCCCTGCGTGGTGACACTAATGGTGTAGATACGACAGTGATAACTGACCTGGCTGATTATTTCAGGAAAGAGCTTGGAGTACTGGTCCCTGCAAACTATCCGTTTGTAGGTGCAGATTTTAATAATACGAGCGCCGGCATCCATGCAGATGGGGCTTTGAAGAACGAGGAAATATACAATATATTTGATACCGTTAAATTGCTCAAGAGGCCTATGGGGATTACAATTACTGATAAATCAGGAATCGCAGGAATAGCTTATTGGGTAAACGGACATCTCGGGATAGATCATAAAGAGCAGGTAGATAAGAAACACCCGGGAGTTGCCAAGATATTTAAGTGGGTTATGGAACAGTATGAGGCCGGAAGGCTGACAGCGATTTCCTCGGATGAGATGTATGCCCAGTCAAAAAAGTATTTGCCTGAATATTTTGGTTCTGACCTGGACCGCTTAAAAAAGCGTGCTGAAGAGATTGTGGCATCACTGGTTGAAGAATTAGTTGATGATGAATCATTCAGAGTCCTGAACGCAGCCGGGATGGAAGAGAAGATGCAGAAACTGGTGGATGAGAATCCATTTATTCAGTTTGCATATGTAGTTGACCTCAACGGAAAGATATTGACTAAAAATATTACTCAGGTGATTGACAGGGCCAAATACGAGAAGTTTGACATGAGACAGGACTTTTCCAACAGGCCATGGTTTATTGAACCTGTAAGGAGCGGAAAGACCATTGTTACAGACTTCTATAAATCTCTTGTAACAGATGCACTATGTGTGACCATCTCTACACCTGTCAGAAATGAGAACAGTGAGATTAAAGGCGTGTTCGGTGTGGATCTGAGATTTGAAGATGTGGTAAAAATAGACAGGAGGATGGTTGCTGGTGTTGAATCTTCCGGAGAAAAGGGCGGTGTTGAAGGAGAGATGATTTAG
- the lptG gene encoding LPS export ABC transporter permease LptG, whose product MKIITRYISSELLKLLILIAAAFTVLYLLIDIFENIGDFTKAHAGFMTIAGYFLFRLPQAIYFTIPLSLLFASFLNLGLFTKYNELTALRSGGLSIHNITLPVLAITLISSAGAFLLNNSVIPVSNKMAEDIRMTIEGKPREMFFKEDSLWIKADDYTIYNASFIDPDKKIMGRINIYYLTPDFNIRESISANGAVSIDNQWFLKSGVRRLFDPDNRNITLIEFDTLPLEFPIRQDDFSHVTVQASETSYTTLKKYIDTIKREGYEVKRLTVDLYAKTSFPFSGFILSVFGMTFGFSIKKKFGGLARGIGMCILTGVLYWTTYSLSLNMGYAGSINPILSSWLANLVFSVIGGLIYFRAMKL is encoded by the coding sequence ATGAAGATAATCACACGATATATCTCTTCCGAATTACTAAAGTTGTTAATTCTCATTGCAGCGGCATTCACAGTACTGTACCTCCTCATTGATATCTTTGAAAATATTGGCGATTTCACAAAGGCCCATGCAGGCTTCATGACAATTGCGGGTTACTTTCTTTTCCGACTCCCGCAGGCAATTTATTTCACAATACCTCTTTCACTCCTCTTTGCATCATTTTTGAATCTTGGTCTCTTTACAAAATACAATGAGCTCACTGCCCTGCGTTCAGGCGGACTGAGTATACACAATATTACACTGCCTGTCTTGGCGATAACACTGATTTCTTCTGCCGGTGCATTCTTATTAAATAACTCTGTCATACCTGTAAGCAATAAGATGGCAGAGGATATACGTATGACGATCGAGGGAAAACCAAGGGAAATGTTTTTTAAAGAAGACAGCCTGTGGATAAAGGCTGACGACTATACAATATACAATGCAAGCTTTATAGACCCGGACAAGAAGATCATGGGGCGGATAAATATATATTATCTGACACCTGACTTTAATATAAGGGAAAGCATCTCAGCTAATGGCGCGGTCTCCATAGATAATCAGTGGTTTCTTAAATCAGGTGTAAGGAGGCTGTTTGATCCTGATAACAGAAATATAACACTCATCGAGTTTGATACCCTTCCATTGGAATTCCCTATAAGACAAGATGATTTCAGTCATGTAACTGTCCAGGCATCTGAAACAAGCTATACAACCCTTAAAAAATATATAGACACAATCAAAAGAGAAGGCTATGAGGTTAAAAGACTTACAGTTGATTTATATGCCAAGACATCGTTCCCATTTTCAGGGTTTATTCTATCAGTCTTCGGAATGACCTTTGGTTTCAGTATAAAGAAGAAGTTTGGCGGACTTGCCAGAGGCATAGGGATGTGTATTCTTACCGGTGTACTCTATTGGACCACCTACTCTCTGTCTTTAAATATGGGATACGCAGGCAGCATAAACCCAATTCTTTCGTCCTGGCTTGCAAATCTTGTGTTTAGCGTTATAGGCGGATTAATTTACTTCAGGGCTATGAAACTATAG
- a CDS encoding EAL domain-containing protein, translating to MFDYRQFKMFVIVGTSLSALFIVLLIASRLILLDSFVEIEHNNMEKNVERTLNALNGELAHLSTVNGDYAGWDESYKFINDGNKAFLKDNLPDAVFPQLHLNILVYIRNSGEVVYKRGFDLIREIPVPVSESFLKHLTPESPLVRHPRIESTIKGIMRLPEGILLVSSRPVLTNEFKGPIRGALIIGRYLDSKEIEQIAQQTKLSINVIRVDDKIIPDDIKIAIQKIDDAAPVLVSPLSRDLVAGYATVKDIYGNNAFVTKVESQRKIYRQGVDTITYFILWFVLAVLVFALINNRLFKKLVLSRRMGKESEAKYRAVIEQANEGIIIVNCADKMILEGNTAFKSLLGYNSDEILKMSLYDIVSEDIETSSLEIERIDKEKRDLRLRHKDGSVVYAELSASNLSQCDSNTMCVVVHDITDRKLFEEQLMDQATHDSLTGLANKNLLNDRLGQATAYQKRKKMLYAVMLLDIDRFKVINDTLGHSSGDILLKQIAERLANSVRNYDTVARLGGDEFVILVNDVTDTNDIITVAKNILDLFTASVKINENELFVAASIGISMFPSDGETADHLLMKADTAMYHCKAQGGNNYQFFAEEMNVRVKNRLSMETNLRKALEQQEFVLYYQPKIDLSTGEICGMEALIRWQKDGYMISPAEFIYIAEETGIILPIGEWVLRTSCRDMKKLIDDGFSNLVMSSNLSSRQFANENLIELIGSALDENCLDPVYVELELTESILMKNEEKLVRKLFAIKDRGIRLSIDDFGTGYSSLSYLKKFPIDVLKIDRSFVMDITTNPDGASIVETILAMTHTLKLRSVAEGVEKLEELLFLAGHGCEEMQGYYFSRPVPFDSFREMLRSGKKLEVSTIVS from the coding sequence TTGTTTGATTATCGGCAGTTTAAAATGTTTGTAATTGTGGGGACTTCCCTGTCTGCATTATTTATTGTCCTTTTGATTGCATCCAGGCTGATCTTACTTGACAGTTTTGTCGAAATCGAGCATAACAACATGGAGAAGAATGTAGAACGGACGCTTAATGCTCTCAACGGTGAACTTGCACACTTAAGTACTGTAAATGGTGATTATGCCGGATGGGATGAGAGTTATAAGTTTATTAACGATGGCAACAAGGCATTTCTCAAAGACAACCTTCCTGATGCAGTCTTCCCCCAATTGCATCTTAATATCCTGGTTTATATAAGAAACAGTGGAGAAGTTGTTTATAAAAGGGGGTTTGATCTCATCAGAGAAATTCCGGTTCCTGTCTCTGAGAGCTTCCTAAAGCACCTTACTCCGGAAAGCCCTCTCGTGAGACATCCTCGCATTGAGAGTACGATAAAAGGTATTATGCGGCTTCCTGAAGGCATCCTGCTTGTCTCCTCAAGACCGGTTCTAACGAATGAATTCAAAGGGCCGATTCGCGGAGCGCTTATTATAGGTCGTTATCTTGATTCTAAAGAGATCGAACAGATAGCCCAACAGACAAAATTGTCCATTAATGTTATTAGAGTAGACGATAAGATAATACCTGATGATATTAAGATCGCAATTCAAAAGATTGATGATGCGGCCCCTGTCCTGGTATCTCCATTAAGCAGGGACTTAGTGGCTGGCTACGCCACTGTAAAAGACATTTATGGCAACAATGCATTCGTTACAAAGGTTGAATCCCAAAGGAAAATATACAGACAGGGTGTTGATACAATTACATATTTTATCCTCTGGTTTGTTCTTGCAGTACTTGTATTTGCCTTGATAAATAACCGGCTTTTTAAAAAACTGGTCCTTTCTCGACGGATGGGGAAAGAATCAGAGGCGAAATACAGGGCTGTCATAGAGCAGGCAAATGAAGGTATTATTATTGTTAATTGTGCAGACAAGATGATACTTGAAGGCAACACGGCATTTAAAAGCCTTCTTGGCTACAATAGTGATGAAATATTGAAAATGTCATTATATGACATAGTTTCAGAGGACATTGAAACTTCATCTCTTGAGATAGAACGTATAGATAAAGAGAAGAGGGATCTCAGGCTGAGACATAAAGATGGTTCCGTAGTGTATGCTGAATTATCCGCAAGTAATCTCTCACAGTGCGATAGTAATACTATGTGTGTTGTGGTTCATGATATAACAGATAGAAAACTGTTTGAAGAGCAGCTGATGGATCAGGCAACCCACGATTCCCTGACTGGCTTAGCCAACAAAAATCTCCTTAATGACAGGCTTGGTCAGGCCACGGCCTATCAGAAAAGGAAAAAGATGTTGTATGCCGTTATGCTGCTTGACATTGACAGGTTTAAGGTAATAAATGACACCCTGGGACACAGCTCAGGAGATATCCTCCTGAAACAGATTGCTGAACGACTTGCTAATAGCGTTAGAAATTATGATACGGTTGCAAGGCTGGGCGGGGACGAGTTTGTTATTCTGGTAAACGATGTGACTGACACAAATGATATTATTACAGTGGCAAAGAACATCCTGGACTTGTTTACTGCCTCTGTGAAGATCAATGAGAATGAGCTGTTTGTTGCTGCAAGTATCGGGATCTCTATGTTTCCTTCAGATGGTGAGACGGCTGACCATCTATTGATGAAGGCTGATACTGCCATGTATCATTGTAAGGCGCAGGGAGGAAATAACTACCAGTTCTTTGCCGAAGAAATGAACGTGAGGGTTAAGAACAGACTGAGTATGGAAACTAATCTCAGAAAGGCGTTGGAACAGCAGGAATTTGTTCTCTATTACCAGCCCAAAATTGACTTGTCTACAGGAGAGATCTGTGGAATGGAGGCATTGATTAGATGGCAGAAAGACGGGTACATGATATCACCGGCAGAATTTATCTATATTGCAGAGGAGACCGGTATTATCCTTCCGATAGGTGAATGGGTACTTCGTACTTCCTGCAGAGATATGAAAAAGCTGATAGACGATGGGTTTTCTAATCTTGTTATGTCTTCAAATCTTTCATCACGGCAGTTTGCAAATGAAAACCTTATTGAATTGATTGGCTCTGCACTGGACGAGAACTGCCTCGACCCTGTGTATGTTGAATTGGAACTGACAGAGAGCATCCTGATGAAGAATGAGGAAAAACTTGTCAGGAAGCTTTTTGCGATAAAAGACAGAGGAATCAGGCTTTCAATAGATGATTTTGGTACTGGTTATTCCTCTCTCAGTTACCTGAAAAAGTTTCCTATTGATGTGTTAAAAATAGACCGCTCCTTTGTAATGGACATTACAACTAATCCTGATGGTGCATCCATTGTTGAGACAATATTAGCGATGACCCATACACTAAAGTTGAGGTCAGTAGCAGAAGGCGTAGAGAAGTTAGAGGAGCTCCTATTCCTTGCTGGACATGGGTGCGAGGAGATGCAGGGCTATTATTTCAGCAGACCGGTGCCATTTGATTCATTTAGAGAGATGCTCAGATCCGGGAAAAAACTCGAGGTCAGTACTATAGTTTCATAG
- a CDS encoding LptF/LptG family permease: protein MVKIIDRYILRELSLSFILSIAILLSAFLMQQVIKFSKISSETGISFLLLVKFSFFIIPLFLVLAIPLSVLISSILTFSRLSTDNEVTAMRSGGLSVYRMLFPVLIFSITAFLLALVSSSVLQPMGHKYIRVQAYETLNEQKNLGLHEGVFNNLFNLLVYVKKITSGNTLNSILISDRSAKDSKIITARQGNILNDPSTSNLFLKLQDGHIYFETGDKTKYQMVTFSTYLLRLESVQSIESVRLVKETWGLSLSELKKKINDKKEQGQTREYRRLLMEYYKKFSLPAAALVLGLLGSPIGIVTRFSSRFAGFILSIVIVFSYYILDTGFEILAVEGYIHPVFAAWATVFISLMLAIITIVLVSAEKGIHLLNIFSRGK from the coding sequence ATGGTAAAGATCATTGACAGATATATCCTCCGCGAACTTTCTCTTTCCTTCATCCTCAGCATTGCGATCTTGTTATCAGCATTCCTTATGCAGCAGGTAATTAAATTCTCGAAGATATCGTCTGAAACGGGTATAAGTTTTCTTCTCCTCGTAAAATTTTCCTTCTTCATTATACCCCTTTTTTTAGTGCTTGCAATACCGCTCTCAGTATTGATCTCATCAATACTGACATTTAGCAGGCTCTCGACAGATAATGAAGTAACTGCAATGAGGTCAGGGGGATTAAGTGTATACCGCATGCTTTTCCCCGTATTAATCTTTTCAATAACGGCGTTTCTTCTCGCGTTGGTTTCATCGTCTGTTCTTCAGCCAATGGGACATAAGTATATTCGCGTGCAAGCCTACGAGACACTGAACGAACAAAAGAATCTGGGATTGCATGAGGGTGTATTTAATAATCTGTTTAATCTGCTGGTATATGTGAAGAAAATCACATCAGGGAATACATTAAACAGTATTCTCATTTCTGACCGGTCGGCAAAGGATTCAAAAATTATTACTGCCAGGCAGGGTAATATCCTCAATGATCCGTCTACATCAAACCTGTTTTTGAAACTTCAGGATGGTCATATATACTTTGAGACTGGTGACAAAACTAAGTATCAGATGGTCACGTTTTCAACATATCTCTTGAGACTGGAGTCAGTCCAGTCCATTGAGAGTGTCCGGCTTGTAAAAGAGACATGGGGTCTAAGCCTGTCTGAATTGAAAAAGAAAATAAACGATAAAAAAGAACAGGGGCAGACAAGGGAATACAGGCGGCTGTTGATGGAGTACTATAAGAAGTTTTCGCTGCCTGCGGCAGCCCTGGTACTGGGACTTCTCGGCTCACCAATAGGTATTGTGACCAGATTTTCAAGCAGATTTGCCGGCTTCATACTAAGCATTGTCATTGTTTTCAGCTACTACATACTTGACACCGGCTTTGAGATACTGGCCGTCGAGGGTTATATACATCCTGTGTTTGCAGCCTGGGCTACTGTTTTTATTTCGCTTATGCTGGCGATAATTACTATAGTTTTAGTATCTGCAGAAAAAGGGATCCATTTGTTAAATATTTTTTCCAGAGGCAAATGA
- the fdhE gene encoding formate dehydrogenase accessory protein FdhE, translating to MQKIKEYTKFKLYLDDRVRHYPFIHDMVVFYKGLLDIWSAYSPDDLSALFETSAALSPKGESERIHLLDTTRISELKLTSSINIAKDVFKLFETCMGGGKEIGCSGSSSDAVQEFISQGLLKEDKFKNALLKWILKPSFENTLKKLNLEISSGKGICPLCSSPPAMAIVFTPEDETYEQRLLSCCFCAYRWHYPMTGCPSCGNSSPERFGLIVGDSVRDQCVRAVSCEECKTYLKTVFTGCRSDKKRPDDLDMEIEDVATLNLDIMADQRGFTALCQR from the coding sequence ATGCAAAAGATAAAAGAATATACTAAATTCAAGTTATACCTGGACGATAGGGTAAGGCATTATCCCTTTATCCATGATATGGTTGTTTTCTACAAGGGACTTCTTGATATCTGGAGTGCATATTCTCCGGATGACCTGTCTGCCTTGTTTGAGACTTCTGCAGCTTTATCGCCAAAAGGAGAGTCAGAAAGAATACATCTTCTCGACACAACAAGAATAAGTGAGCTTAAACTTACCAGCAGCATAAACATTGCTAAGGACGTATTTAAGCTGTTTGAGACATGCATGGGAGGGGGTAAAGAAATAGGGTGTTCCGGTTCATCATCGGATGCCGTGCAGGAGTTTATAAGCCAGGGACTCTTAAAAGAAGATAAATTCAAAAATGCACTGCTCAAATGGATACTCAAACCATCTTTTGAAAATACATTGAAAAAACTGAATCTTGAAATAAGCTCCGGGAAGGGGATATGTCCGTTATGTTCGTCTCCACCGGCTATGGCCATTGTCTTTACCCCTGAGGACGAGACATATGAACAGCGCCTGCTTTCCTGCTGTTTTTGCGCGTACAGGTGGCATTACCCCATGACCGGTTGTCCTTCCTGCGGGAATTCGAGTCCGGAGCGTTTTGGCCTCATCGTTGGAGATTCTGTCAGGGATCAGTGCGTGCGGGCCGTGAGTTGTGAAGAATGCAAAACATATCTCAAGACTGTTTTTACCGGATGCCGAAGTGACAAAAAAAGACCGGATGATCTCGATATGGAGATTGAGGATGTAGCCACCCTGAATCTGGATATAATGGCCGACCAACGCGGCTTTACTGCGTTATGTCAGAGGTGA
- the mdh gene encoding malate dehydrogenase: MAGRNKITIIGSGNVGASAAQRIMEKSLGDVVLIDIVEGIPQGKALDILESASLSSSDVNITGTNNYDDTSASDIVVITAGLARKPGMSRRDLLEKNAGIVKGVTLETAKRSPDSILIVVTNPMDLMTWVSYTVSGFPKHRVIGMGGVLDSARFKCFISSELKVSADNVHAFVLGGHGDLMVPLARFSTVAGIPITELLPKSRIDDMVERTRFGGGEIVELLKTGSAYVAPAASIVEMVEAILLDRKKILPCAAYLEGEYGMKGIFTGVPVKLGRTGIEEIVEVKFKDDEETAFIKSANMIKSGVEELKEILK, from the coding sequence GTGGCTGGACGTAATAAAATAACAATTATTGGCTCAGGTAATGTTGGAGCATCTGCAGCGCAAAGGATAATGGAAAAATCACTCGGTGATGTTGTATTAATTGACATTGTCGAAGGAATTCCCCAGGGTAAGGCGCTTGATATCCTTGAATCCGCATCATTGAGCAGCTCGGATGTTAACATTACCGGAACCAATAATTATGACGATACTTCTGCATCTGACATAGTGGTTATTACTGCAGGACTTGCGAGAAAACCTGGAATGAGCCGAAGAGACCTTCTCGAGAAGAATGCGGGTATCGTAAAGGGAGTAACTTTAGAGACGGCCAAGCGGTCTCCAGACTCCATACTTATTGTAGTGACCAATCCCATGGACCTGATGACATGGGTTTCCTACACTGTTTCGGGTTTTCCAAAGCATCGTGTAATAGGAATGGGCGGAGTGCTTGATTCTGCACGCTTTAAGTGCTTTATTTCATCTGAACTTAAGGTGTCTGCGGATAATGTTCATGCCTTTGTTCTTGGAGGGCATGGTGATCTTATGGTCCCGCTTGCGAGGTTTTCCACAGTGGCGGGCATTCCAATAACTGAATTGCTCCCAAAGTCACGGATTGATGATATGGTTGAGCGTACCAGGTTTGGAGGCGGTGAAATAGTTGAACTACTCAAGACAGGAAGCGCATATGTCGCCCCTGCTGCTTCCATCGTAGAAATGGTTGAGGCAATTCTCCTTGACAGGAAAAAGATTTTGCCTTGTGCGGCATACCTTGAGGGAGAGTATGGGATGAAAGGAATATTTACAGGGGTGCCTGTAAAGCTTGGTAGAACTGGGATTGAGGAGATTGTTGAAGTAAAGTTTAAGGATGATGAGGAGACCGCCTTTATCAAATCTGCAAACATGATCAAAAGCGGGGTCGAGGAGCTTAAGGAAATTCTAAAATGA